The nucleotide window GCGTGGCTGACGAGTTGTCGGAGCTGATCACCCGCACCCGTCGATCGGGCTTACCGTCCGCATTGACCCGGACTTCCGCCATGATGGTGCCCATATTGTCACGGAACCATTGCTCCATTTCAGCGCGCGGCAATGGGCGCGCGGGAAGCGGGTTTGGGCAAGAGATGCGCCGGGGCCGCTCCTCGAGCCGCGCATCATCAGGCTGCAGCGGAAAGGAGTCCGGGGGCAGCGGTGGGGCTGCGGGATCGAGCACGGTGGGGAGCTGGCTCATTCCTGTCGCCGATCCGAAGGAGATCGTCGAACCCTTCGTGGTGAAAGACTGCACGACGCCGACAGGCAACTCGGGTCGCGATTTGGACACCTCGAACCGACAACTGTGCAACTGCCGCACGACCACGCTGCGGAAGCCGGCAACGGACAGCCCCGTCACCTGAGTGACCCCGACAGACGCCGTATCCGGCTTGCCATCTGGACCGAGCCGGTAGTAGACCGTGCCACCCGCCGCGGGGAGCGTCCCAATTGAAACTTTCGGTTCATCACACTTCTTGACCATGAACACTGGTTCCTGACCGACGACCGGAGCCGTCGCCATCAGGAGTAGGGCGATGGCCATTTGGCACGAGGTGCACGTCATGAGGCTGCCCCCTTCATCGTTGCCACATCCCGCTCGAACGGCCCCCGCAACATCAGCCAACCGTAGGCCACCGCGAGTGCGGTGACCGGGATGACCAGCAACCATCCCGCCGGTCGGAACGCGCCGGCCAGCATCGGTTTGAGGAGCGTGATCGCTGCGATCAAATAGCCGGTGGCATTGGCCACCACGACCGGGCGACCATAGATGCCGCCAAGCAGGGCGCCCCGGCTGAACCAGTTGAGCGTCGCCATGGCGAGGCACGCGGCGGCGAGCAGCTGCCCGAACCAGAACTCGCCGGGGGGATACCCCGGGGAGGTGTCGCGGCAGGATGTCGTCGGCCGCGAAGAGAAGCGCGAGTCCGCAGAAGGCGAGGAAGGCGGCGCTGAGTCGTGAAATGGTGCCGGCGATCATGGTGGCGCGTCCTTCGGTCGTGTGTCAGCGGGGAGATGGGGATCGTCAGGGAGGTGTCGGCGGTGCCGACCGACCTCTACACGTACCCGGAGCACGTCATGGGACTCTTCAGCAACATCCTCGAGAAGCTCGGCATCGGCAAGGATCATACGCCACCGCCCCCGCCGGTCACGACCGCCGGGACGGGTCCGATCGGCGGATCGATGCCGCCCGCGCCGCCGGCGCCAGTGGCGCCAACGCCGATCCCCGTCGTCGATGTGGTGGCCGAGCTCGCTCGACGCGCGGCGGCCAATCCCCAGAAGTTGAATTGGGAGACGTCGATCGTCGATCTCCTCAAGCTCCTCGACATGGACAGCAGTCTGGCTGCGCGGAAGGAACTCGCCAACGAGATGGGGTGTCCGCTGCAGCTCCGCGAGGACTCGGCGCAGATGAACATGTGGCTGCACAAGACGGTGCTGGAACGGATCGCGTACAATGGCGGCAACGTGCCGAAGCACCTGTTGGACTGAACGCGCTGTCGCGTCCAGACACACGCAAGGAGCCCATCATGGCCACACGGAAGCGCACCACCCCGATCGGCCGCGCCTCAGTCGCGACACCCACCCGAAAGAATCTCATCGACGGATTGAACACGGACCTGGCGCGCGAGTACCAGGCGATCATCGCCTACATCACCTACTCTCAGGTGATCAAGGGGGCCGCCAACATGCACATCGCCCGGGAACTGGAAGTGCACGCGGCGGAAGAGTTGGCCCACGCAATCACCATCGCCAAGCAGATCGACTACCTCGGTGGTACGCCCACCGTGACGCCGCTGCCGGTCAAGACCTCGAAAGAGGCCAAGGCGTTGCTCCGCTTCGACCTGGAGAACGAGCGCGTGACCATTGCGCACTACCGGCGCCGCGTGCTGCAGTGCGAGGCGCTGGGGGAGTTTGCCGTGGCGGAAGAGATTCGCGAGATCCTGCGTCAGGAGCAGGAACACCTGACCGACCTGGCGGCCGCACTGGATATTGACCCACCCGACGCCGGGATCGCGTAGGCGTATCGGTCCTGCGGGAGCGCTCGGTCAGCCGAGCGCCTGTCGCAGGACCGCGAGCTGCCCGTTGTGGTAGGCGTCGTGCTGCGCCAACCCGATCAGCATGCCGCCGATGGTGGTCCCGGTGCCGAGGGCGGGGTCACGGAGCCCACCGACCGGCGCGTCCCACTGCGCGGCGGGGAGTCGGGCGACTGCCTCGAGGAGTGCGGCGTTTGCTTCGGCGAGCGCATCACACGCCTCCCGCCAGCGTGCAGCGGTGGGTCGGCCGACCGCAGGCCAGTCGCCGTCCTCCGGTTCGGCTGGGGCGTGGCCCCCGAGGCGGCGCTCCACCTCGCGCGTCCATGATGTCATGTGCAGCACCACTTCCCAGATCGAATGACTCCCCGGAATCGGGTGCGCGTGGGCGTCCTTCGCGGTCAGGCCGTCGAGCAGCGCGGTACGCGAGCTGCCGTACCACGGATCGCCCGCACTCGTTGCGGCGATCTGCGCGAGGAGCGACTGCGGGAGGGACTTCATGCGGCTCCTGCCTGACGTTCCAGTGCGTCGAGATCACCTGCACAGAGTTGCGCCACGCAGCGCGTCACGCGGGCCGCATCCCATTCCCACCAGCGCAACGCCAGCAGCCGCGCGATCGTCGCGTCGTCGAAGCGATAGCGGAGCAGTGCCGCGGGGTTGCCGCCGACGATGGCGTACGGTGCCACGTCCTTGGTGACCACGGCGCCAGTGGCGATGATCGCACCGTCTCCGATCGTCACGCCCGGCATGATGGTCGCACCGTTGCCGATCCAGACGTCGTTGCCGACCGTCGTGTCCCCCTTGTAGGGCCACTGCGGCGGCTCCGTCAGTTCCCAGCCATTGCCGAAGATCGGGAACGGGTACGACGTGAGCCAGGTGGTTGCATGGTTGCCGCCGTTCATGATGAAACGGACGCCGGCGGCGATGCAGCAATAGCGGCCAATGATCAGCTTGTCGCCGATGAAGTCGAAGTGGTAGAGCACGTTCTGCTCAAACTGCTCCGGACCTTCGGGGTCGTCGTAATACGTGTAGTCGCCGACGATGATGGTCGGCCGGGTGATGAACGTCTTGAGGAAGCCGGTGCGGGTCACGCCCGCGAGCGGATAGGGCGTGTCGGGAGAGGGGCCAAATGCCATAGGTGGTCGGGTGGGGTTACAGGTTCGAGGAGCGAACAGCGAAGGGCGAGCTAGCGGCGCTGATCGTCTCGCTGAACGGAGATGAAGTACGCGACGCCGATGGTGACGGCCGCGAAGAACGCGATGGTCGCGATCAGCAGCAGGGGTTCGGCTTCTTGCACCCTTCCGTCGGCGTCAAAGGACGTGCCGATGGTGCGGAAGGCGACGATGCCCCCGAAGGCGATCGCGAACAGCGTCAGGGTCAGGGCGCCGAGGGGGCGTCGCCACGACGGCCGCGGGGCGACGACGTCGGGGGTGACCTCGTCCGGCTCCGGCGTGGCCGCGGCCATCTCGGCGAGCACCTCGCGCGCGCGGTCGGCCTCTTCCGCGGCCACCTGGATGCGCATCGGTCCGACGACGGGGTTGAAGGCGCCGACCGAGCGCCCCATGCCGAAGAGGTCCTGCAATCCCTCGCCCGAGGCGATGATCGGGATCCCTTCGATTTCGAGCATCAGCTTTGCCATGATCATCGCGTTGGTGTCCACCGTGGTGAAGACGGTGGTGACGCCTTGCGGAGACGCTGAGCCTGTCATTGAATCATCCAGGTGAGGTTGTCCCGAAATCTACTTGCTGACCCACTGGCGCCTGCAGCTCCCCTGCCAGGTACGCCGCGCGCACCATGCTCGCCGTCTTGTGCGCTCCGGTGTGACTCCACCCGGGTGGCATGATCAGATAGGCCAGCTTGTGCTTGAAACTCGGAGCCGCGGCGACGTCGCGGCCGAGCGCCACGAGTTCGCCGAAATAGAAGTCCCAGAAGCTCCCCGCCTTCATCGGGCGGGTGATGCCGTATTCCGGCGCGACGGTGGTCTCCTCCGGCTGAAGCGTGCCGAAGGCGCGGTCCCAGACGTTCAGGAGGTTGCAGTAGTTGGTGTCGATGTAGAGCGGATTGCGCGCGTGGTGCACTCGGTGGTGCGAGGGGGTGAGGATCCACCGATTGAGCACGCCCATGCGACCATCCTTGAGGACGTGCTCGCCGGCATGGATCCAGGTGCCCCAGGTGCCGTCGATGAACATGATCAGGAAGAGCAGCGGCGGGCTCACGCCGAGCAGGATGCAGATCGAGGTGCGGATGGTGTCGGCGTAGGGCGCTTCGAGGAAGAAGTGCGCGTGCGAGACGAAGAGGTTCATCGTCTCGGGGGCGTGGTGCGTCGAATGCAGGCACCAGAAGAGCCGGACCTTGTGCGCCAGGAAGTGGTAGACAAAGTGCGCCAGCTCCCAGACGATATAGCCGTAGATGAGCCAGTACCAGGTCACCGAGCTCTGGAACGGCGCGAGCGGTTGGAAGAGGCCGATGAAGAAGGTGACGGCGGCAATCGAGAGGAACGAGCCAAGCACCCGGTTCAGCAGGTAGGTGAAGAAGATCAGCTTGTATTCGCGGACCTTGAAGCTCTTCTCCATCAGCGCCCGCACAATCTCGATCACCAGCAGGAACGGGATGATCGGGCCGATCGCGCTGCGGAAGCCGGGCCAGGTCAGGAGGCGGCTGTAGTCGTGCGCCGCCGCCATGTCGAGCCAGGTCTGCAGGCCGAAAAAGCCGATCAATTCCTTCGCGAGGAACTCGAGAGACGCCATGAGGGGCTCAAGGTCGGGGTATGGAGGAGGAAGCATCGATAATCGGTGGTTTTGGCGGATTGCGCCAGAGGGGGGAAGCGAGAAGCGAGAGGGGATGCTGGATGATGGATGATGGATGATGGATGATGGATAGTGGGGGTTGGGTGAATGCTGTCGGAATTGGAGACTATCTTCCCAATCCGTCATCCATCATCCATCATCCATCATCCCTTTCGTGCCCGTCCGGGAGTCTTCGCATGTCGCAGTCCTTCTCCAATCATGCCCGCTATTTCCCGCCGTTTCACTTCTTCGCCGTGCCGGTGTTGCTGGTGTACTTCATCTACACGATCCGGGTGGCGAGTGAGGTCCGCACGTGGCCAACCGTCCTGGCGGCGGTGGTCGCGTTCGCGCTGATCGTGTTGGCGGTCGCCGCCCGCACGATGGCGCTGACGGTGCAGAACCGGGTGATCCGGCTCGAGGAGCAGTTGCGCATGCAGCGACTGCTGCCCGCCGACCTGCAGGGGCGGATCGGCGAGCTGTCGGTGGCGCAGCTGGTGGCCCTGCGGTTCGCCTCCGACGCCGAGCTCCCGGAGCTGACGCGTACCGTGCTGACCCAGGGGATCACCGACAAGAAGGCGATCAAGCGGATGGTGACCACGTGGCGGCCGGACCACCTGCGGGCGTGATGGGAGCGCGGTGGATCGGCCTGCTGCTTGGCCTGGGCGGCTGTGCCGTCTCCGGCGGGCCGATCCCACTGGCGGGGGCGTTGCCGAGCCTCCCGCCGTTTGGCGATCGCCAGATTGTCGACACGCTGGCCCGCGGGGTCGTCCTCCATCGCATCGCGGTGGATTCCGCGCCGTGGTCGATCCAGATTCTCGACATTGATCAGCGGGCCTGCTGGTCGCTTGCCGCAGTGAAGGCGGGCGGTGCGGCGGTCGGCCGCGCGCGAACCTCGGAACTGCTCGTGCAGCGCGGACCCGATGCGATCGCCGCGGTCAACGCCGATTTCTTTCTCTTCACCCCACCGGGTGTCCCGCAGGCCGCGGCGATCCAGGGTGGTCGGGTGATCGCCGGCCCCTCGGCGAGGCCGGTCGTTGCCCTGACGTCGACCGGGATGCCGTGGTTCGGGCTGCTCACCACCACCGGGCAGGTAGTGGCAGGGTCCGATACCATGTCCATCACCACTTGGAACCGCCCGTCGCCGAATGGCCTCGCCTGGTACGATGCGAACTGGGGAAGTCCGGTCGACACTGCGAGCGGAACGCTGCGCGTCCTGGTCGGTCCGGGGCCGCTGCATCGTGCCCAGCGGGTCGACAGCAGCGGGCGCGCCACGGCGATTCCCGCGGATGGAGGCGTGCTCGTGCTCGGGCGGTTGGCACCGCCGGCGACGCGGCAGTTGTTGGAGCGAGTGGCCACCCGAGCCATGACGGTGCAGGTATCGCTGATACCTTTTGCGCCTCGGGAAGCGGTTGGCGGCTTTCCGGTTCTCGTGCGCGACAGCGTTGCAGTGGCTGGACTCGAGACAGCCGGCGGCGCGAACTTCGGACCGGTACGCCATCCGCGGACCCTGGTCGGGCTCGCCGCCGGAGGGCGACGCCTCCTGCTGGTGACTGTCGATGGGCGGCAGCCGGGGTATAGCATGGGAATGACGTTGCGGGAGCTTGCGGGGTTGATGCGAGCGCTCGGCGCCACCGACGCGATCAACCTCGATGGCGGCGGGTCCACGGCGATGGCGCTGCGGAACGGGATGGGTGGCGCCGTCCTCGGCAACCACCCGTCGGACAAGGAAGGCGAGCGCGCCGTGGCCAATGCGCTGGTCGTGGTACGGAGCTGCCACTAGGTGCCTGAGTTCGGCATGCCACAAAGCCCGCCGATCGGGAATCGATCGGCGGGCTTCGTGGCGTGTGTGACGAAAGAACGAACTTCACTGCATGTGACTGCCCTGCAATCCTACTTCTTGCGACGGCGCGCCGTGGCGCCCAGGCCAACCATACCGGTTGCCATGAGCGTCATCGAAACCGGCTCCGGCACCGTGTCGGTATCGCCCGGGATGCCGACGCCGGTGATGTCGAACTGCATCCACGAATCGTTGAAGTCCGAGTCGCCGTTGCCGCCCGGCAGGAAGACGTCACAATTGCCGAGGGCGCTGTCGAGCATGGTGCCGTCGCCCAGGTCTTCCATGCGGTACCGGTTGCCGTTCGGCGTCAGGCGGTGGGTACAGCCCGAATTCATGTCTTCCCAGCCGAAGAGGAACTGCCCGGACTGGTCGATCCCGGCGAGCGTCAGCTGCAACAGGACCTGTTGATACCCGGTGGGCAGCGGATTGCCGTTGCGTGTATTGCTGCCCGAGTAGATCCAGTTGTACCCGGCGCCGTTGGTGTTGTCCGGTACGCGGAGCCCGAGCACCAATTCGCCGAGGGCGCTCGCCATCGGGACGATCGGCTTGGCATAGGCACCGTTGCAGAACGCGAACGCGCCGTTGCCGGCGCTGCCGCAGTCATTGTTGAACATGAACGTGCCGGCGGTCGTGGGGTCGTTGTTCACGCCACTGGTCCCGGTGAAGTTCCCAGCCCAGAAGTACTGATCGCTCACGAAGCCGGCATCCTCACCGAGCTCCGAGATCGTGGCTGCCCAACACCCGCTGATCGAGCCACCGAGGCCGAGCGAGAAGGTATAGGTGCAGCCGGGAGATTGCGCCGACGCGCGTGCGGGCAGCGACGCCGCGCCGGCAAGCACGAGGCCGCCGAGAAGGAGCGAACGCAGTGTCATGGAGCACATCCTGTATATAAGACCCAGAGACGGACTACGTGCGCGGAGGCCTTGAACGCGACACACGACGATTGAGGCGTCGTGCGAGTGGCACGCTCAATCGGTCTCAAGAGTATTGGAAGCGACCAGTCGGCCCCATTCGTCAGAGGGATGAATTCGTGACTAGATCGTCGGAGCGTAAGATGGAGTACCTCCCAGCGGGTGTGGGTCGTCGTCGATGATCGATATTCGATGATCGATAGATGGCTGAGGAATGAGCGGTGGCGCGGGTCCCCCCTGTCGTTACACCGGGTCCAGGTGCATCCTTCCTCGGTGGTCCTTCCCGCCCGTTGCAGGAGCCAGTGATGCTCTCTCGCCGAGAATTTGCCCAGCGCGGCGCCATGACGCTTGCCGGACTGCTACTTCCCGCGACCGCGTACGCCGCGGGGCACCGGTCGGGGCCGCACCCGACGCCGCGCCCGAAGATCACCGGGGCCAAGGTGCTGACCGCCGAGCAGCTCACGGACACCCCGCACCTGATCCCGCTCTTCGACTCGGTGCGCGAGCGGCCGGAGATCATGGACGGGATCCGCTGCAACTGCGGCTGCGCCGGACAACCCGGTTTCTACTCGCTCCTCTCCTGCTACGAAGGCGATGCGATGGCCCGGCTCTGCCCGATCTGCCAGGGTGAGGGGCGGCTCGCTGCCAGACTCCACAAGGAAGGAAAGACCCTCGCCGAGATTCGCGTTGCCGTGGATGCGCAGTTCGGCGGCTAGCCACTCTTCCAGGTCGTTCGCCCACCCCCCTACCCAGGACTGCCTGTGATGCGTGCCACCAGACGCTCCTTCCTCTTCCTCGCGCTCGCCGCGCTGGCCGCCAGCCCTGCCGCCGCCCAGATCCGCGCCAGCGAGCTGGGCAGCATGTCGCAGGTGATCGACGGCACCACGCTGACCGTGACCTATTCCCGGCCGCGCGCACGCGAGCGCAGCCCGATCTTCGGCTCCATGCTCGCGCACTGGGGCGAGGTGTGGACGCCTGGGGCGAACTGGGCGACGACGCTCGAGACGACCCGGGACATCACCATCAACCAGCGCGCGGTCCCGAAGGGGAAGTACTCGGTGTGGATGGTGCTCAAGGAACAGGGCGACTGGACGCTGGTGCTCGATCCCGACTTCAAGCGCTTCCACACGGAGCCGCCCGATTCGACGCCGAAGCAGGTGCGGCTGCCGATCCATGTCGACCAAGCGCCGTTCATGGACGTGCTGACCTGGTCAATGCCCGAGCTCAGCATCAGCGGCGGCACGCTCGCGATGCAGTGGGGGACGACGCGCGCAAGCATGACGGTCGGGGTGAAGCCGACGATGACGTTCACGATGCCGCAGGCGGAGGCCGCGCCGTACCTCGGGCGCTGGGAGTTCGCGTCGAAGAACGGCGGCAGGCGGCCGCCGACGTCGGTCACCTTCACGTACGAGAACGGCACCCTCAAGGGGCGCTATGAGCCGAACGTCGAGTGGATGGGGACCTTCGCGATGATCCGCGTGGCGCCGGACGTCTTCGTACCGGGGCTGTATGACGGGAAGGGACAGATCTACGACGTGCTGCGACCCGACATGGTCTACACCTTCAAGCGAGTCAACGGGAAGCCGGTGTCGTTCGAGGAACGCTACGAGGACGACTCGCTCGGCGGGACGGGAACGAGAAAGCCCTAGCTCGCGTTCCCGGACTCAGAGCGTCTTGGCATAGAAGCTTCCGCATCGCGTATGGCCGGTGTTGCCCATCGGCCCTGCCAGCGGCGTGTACTGCATCCGCTGGTACAATTTTGCCGCCTCGACCATGCTCCCGAGCGTTTCGAGGTAGACCACGCGGTAGCCGCGATTCCGCGCTGCCTCCTCGAGTGTCGTCATCAGTTCCCGCCCGAGGCCGAGCCCGCGCGCCTCGGGGAGGAAATACATCTTCTTGAGCTCACAGGTGTCGGCCTCGGCCTCGGCGAGCGGCGCGATGCCGCCGCAGCCGATGACGCGCCCCGCCCCATCGTCCACCACCAGCAACAGCGACTGCGGAGTGTCGTACGTCTGGTGCATCTCGTCGACCTCGGCATCTTCGATCGAGAAGCCGGGGCCGACCGCGCCGTACGACGTCATCACGGTGCGAATGATCGCCGCGATGGCAGGGTTGTCATCGGAGTGACTGGGGCGGAGGTACGGCTTGGGGGGCATGACGGCTCCACGAGGCAGCTGGTCGCATGACGCAATGAAACTATATCACGTCATGGACCCAGGGGCGACCCCCTCGTCCCACGACTCGTCAGCGGAGCAATGCGACCAGCAATTGGGCCAGCACAATCTTCGTGATCATCGCGACCGGATAGACAGTTGCGTAGCCGATGTGCGGAATGTCATTTCCGGTCTGTTCAGTCGCAAAACTGAGCACTGCCGGCGAGGTCTGCAGTCCACCGAGTGTTCCGATGAGCAGCGACATCGGCATCTTGAGCAGTCGATGCCCCACCCACAGCGTCAACAACGCCGTCGTGCACGTGACGACTGCGCCGGAGGCAAGCAGCAGCACGCCGCCGCGACTGAGCAACGTGGACAGGAACGCATCGCCGGCGCGGGTTCCGACCCCGGCCAGAAAGAGCACGAGCCCGAGCTGGCGCAGGGTCAGGTTGGCACTGTACGGAAGATTCCAGAGCAAGGGACCGCTGCGATCGACCTTGCTCAGCACCAGCGCCACCAAGAGCGGCCCGCCGGCGAGCCCGAGCCGGAAGTGGCCGCCACCCGGGAGAGGCACCGGCAGCATCCCGAGCAGGAGTCCGAGGACGATGCCGAGCGAGAAGGTGAGGATGTCGATCTCGCTCAGGTGGCGATACGAATCGCCGAAGAAGGCGCTCACGTCGGCAACCCGCTCCCGTGGCGCGACAAAACGGACGCGATCGCCAGGCTGGAGCAGGATGTCGTCGCTGGCGAGAAAGTCGAGGTCGCCGCGCCGAACCCGAGTCACCACCGCGCCGAAGCGCTGCTCCAGGTCGAGATCTCCCAACCGGCGGGCGAGGACTAGCGGGTTGGAGACAAAGACGCGACGGTTGTCGAGCAGCCGACGATCGAACTCGAGTGGCGCTTCCACGGCGAACCCGAGATGTGCCGTCACACGGTCGACATCCCCGAGCGAACCAATCACACTCACCATGTCGCCGTCGCCGAGGGTGGTGGCCACACCCACCAGGGTGACCTCGTGGCCGCACAGTACCCGCACGAAGCGGAGGTGCCAGTCCCGACGAGTCATCAACTCGGCGATGGCCACCCGCGTCCCCTCGGGCCGGACGACACGGATGGTGCGATTGAGGAGCGGCACCGTGGTGGCCCCCAGGTCGCGCAGCTCCACCGCTTCGCGCGGG belongs to Gemmatimonadota bacterium and includes:
- a CDS encoding DUF3597 domain-containing protein — encoded protein: MGLFSNILEKLGIGKDHTPPPPPVTTAGTGPIGGSMPPAPPAPVAPTPIPVVDVVAELARRAAANPQKLNWETSIVDLLKLLDMDSSLAARKELANEMGCPLQLREDSAQMNMWLHKTVLERIAYNGGNVPKHLLD
- a CDS encoding ferritin-like domain-containing protein produces the protein MATRKRTTPIGRASVATPTRKNLIDGLNTDLAREYQAIIAYITYSQVIKGAANMHIARELEVHAAEELAHAITIAKQIDYLGGTPTVTPLPVKTSKEAKALLRFDLENERVTIAHYRRRVLQCEALGEFAVAEEIREILRQEQEHLTDLAAALDIDPPDAGIA
- a CDS encoding DinB family protein, whose amino-acid sequence is MKSLPQSLLAQIAATSAGDPWYGSSRTALLDGLTAKDAHAHPIPGSHSIWEVVLHMTSWTREVERRLGGHAPAEPEDGDWPAVGRPTAARWREACDALAEANAALLEAVARLPAAQWDAPVGGLRDPALGTGTTIGGMLIGLAQHDAYHNGQLAVLRQALG
- a CDS encoding CatB-related O-acetyltransferase; the protein is MAFGPSPDTPYPLAGVTRTGFLKTFITRPTIIVGDYTYYDDPEGPEQFEQNVLYHFDFIGDKLIIGRYCCIAAGVRFIMNGGNHATTWLTSYPFPIFGNGWELTEPPQWPYKGDTTVGNDVWIGNGATIMPGVTIGDGAIIATGAVVTKDVAPYAIVGGNPAALLRYRFDDATIARLLALRWWEWDAARVTRCVAQLCAGDLDALERQAGAA
- a CDS encoding DUF2007 domain-containing protein; this encodes MTGSASPQGVTTVFTTVDTNAMIMAKLMLEIEGIPIIASGEGLQDLFGMGRSVGAFNPVVGPMRIQVAAEEADRAREVLAEMAAATPEPDEVTPDVVAPRPSWRRPLGALTLTLFAIAFGGIVAFRTIGTSFDADGRVQEAEPLLLIATIAFFAAVTIGVAYFISVQRDDQRR
- a CDS encoding sterol desaturase family protein, which produces MASLEFLAKELIGFFGLQTWLDMAAAHDYSRLLTWPGFRSAIGPIIPFLLVIEIVRALMEKSFKVREYKLIFFTYLLNRVLGSFLSIAAVTFFIGLFQPLAPFQSSVTWYWLIYGYIVWELAHFVYHFLAHKVRLFWCLHSTHHAPETMNLFVSHAHFFLEAPYADTIRTSICILLGVSPPLLFLIMFIDGTWGTWIHAGEHVLKDGRMGVLNRWILTPSHHRVHHARNPLYIDTNYCNLLNVWDRAFGTLQPEETTVAPEYGITRPMKAGSFWDFYFGELVALGRDVAAAPSFKHKLAYLIMPPGWSHTGAHKTASMVRAAYLAGELQAPVGQQVDFGTTSPG
- a CDS encoding phosphodiester glycosidase family protein, which encodes MAAGPPAGVMGARWIGLLLGLGGCAVSGGPIPLAGALPSLPPFGDRQIVDTLARGVVLHRIAVDSAPWSIQILDIDQRACWSLAAVKAGGAAVGRARTSELLVQRGPDAIAAVNADFFLFTPPGVPQAAAIQGGRVIAGPSARPVVALTSTGMPWFGLLTTTGQVVAGSDTMSITTWNRPSPNGLAWYDANWGSPVDTASGTLRVLVGPGPLHRAQRVDSSGRATAIPADGGVLVLGRLAPPATRQLLERVATRAMTVQVSLIPFAPREAVGGFPVLVRDSVAVAGLETAGGANFGPVRHPRTLVGLAAGGRRLLLVTVDGRQPGYSMGMTLRELAGLMRALGATDAINLDGGGSTAMALRNGMGGAVLGNHPSDKEGERAVANALVVVRSCH
- a CDS encoding PEP-CTERM sorting domain-containing protein, with the protein product MTLRSLLLGGLVLAGAASLPARASAQSPGCTYTFSLGLGGSISGCWAATISELGEDAGFVSDQYFWAGNFTGTSGVNNDPTTAGTFMFNNDCGSAGNGAFAFCNGAYAKPIVPMASALGELVLGLRVPDNTNGAGYNWIYSGSNTRNGNPLPTGYQQVLLQLTLAGIDQSGQFLFGWEDMNSGCTHRLTPNGNRYRMEDLGDGTMLDSALGNCDVFLPGGNGDSDFNDSWMQFDITGVGIPGDTDTVPEPVSMTLMATGMVGLGATARRRKK
- a CDS encoding DUF2911 domain-containing protein, with the protein product MRATRRSFLFLALAALAASPAAAQIRASELGSMSQVIDGTTLTVTYSRPRARERSPIFGSMLAHWGEVWTPGANWATTLETTRDITINQRAVPKGKYSVWMVLKEQGDWTLVLDPDFKRFHTEPPDSTPKQVRLPIHVDQAPFMDVLTWSMPELSISGGTLAMQWGTTRASMTVGVKPTMTFTMPQAEAAPYLGRWEFASKNGGRRPPTSVTFTYENGTLKGRYEPNVEWMGTFAMIRVAPDVFVPGLYDGKGQIYDVLRPDMVYTFKRVNGKPVSFEERYEDDSLGGTGTRKP
- a CDS encoding GNAT family N-acetyltransferase, giving the protein MPPKPYLRPSHSDDNPAIAAIIRTVMTSYGAVGPGFSIEDAEVDEMHQTYDTPQSLLLVVDDGAGRVIGCGGIAPLAEAEADTCELKKMYFLPEARGLGLGRELMTTLEEAARNRGYRVVYLETLGSMVEAAKLYQRMQYTPLAGPMGNTGHTRCGSFYAKTL
- a CDS encoding transporter; the encoded protein is MITLLQASPLLLLFAVAAIGFPLGRLRVGQSRLGIAAVLFVGLAFGAVDPALKLPEIVYQLGLVLFVYTVGLGSGPAFFDALRRRGLRDNVFVVSMLLVGAALAVLLHRLLGLGAAQTAGLFTGALTNTPALAGVLELLSHSAPVTLDSGVLDDPVVGYSIAYPVGVLGVMTAISVAQRLWNVDYPREAVELRDLGATTVPLLNRTIRVVRPEGTRVAIAELMTRRDWHLRFVRVLCGHEVTLVGVATTLGDGDMVSVIGSLGDVDRVTAHLGFAVEAPLEFDRRLLDNRRVFVSNPLVLARRLGDLDLEQRFGAVVTRVRRGDLDFLASDDILLQPGDRVRFVAPRERVADVSAFFGDSYRHLSEIDILTFSLGIVLGLLLGMLPVPLPGGGHFRLGLAGGPLLVALVLSKVDRSGPLLWNLPYSANLTLRQLGLVLFLAGVGTRAGDAFLSTLLSRGGVLLLASGAVVTCTTALLTLWVGHRLLKMPMSLLIGTLGGLQTSPAVLSFATEQTGNDIPHIGYATVYPVAMITKIVLAQLLVALLR